A part of Bacteroidia bacterium genomic DNA contains:
- a CDS encoding DEAD/DEAH box helicase, with protein MIKTTGFTNYELHERVVDAVRKLGFKVPTDVQHKVMPLFTQKQNLIVEAPTGTGKTAAYGLPMISRLNLLKRSTQALVLAPSRELAQQIASSLESYFAGDTLKVGAVFGGVPMEESFAAIKANPHILVVVPGRLRDVMAHYQYDYLWRDIRFLIIDEGDKLVEMGFLKDFDEIREHVRGKAQVGFFSATISRDAETLMRERFEKMHTIRLSPRVMLKNIRFFIADIKLGQRETWLAGLLEQERVSKALIFCGKRQELYAVTGFLRNAGYKAEAYYGNQEQTERANILQRFKDGHIDYLVASDLAARGLDIEDLPAVINLSIPKEYDFYLHRVGRTGRAGSKGLVYNLVRGEAEKVRLENHHKVIGLEMNPLKIKPPKKSTGSTDHSQRWVKVHLSRGKRDKLMKGDIVGFLVNDAQLSAEEIGTITIYEAYAIVDIPQHGLDTLRDMGENVKLKGKSVKVRKFQQEEQERKDRSVQKLKQDRKKK; from the coding sequence ATGATCAAAACTACGGGCTTTACAAATTATGAGCTCCACGAACGGGTAGTGGATGCGGTGCGCAAACTGGGATTCAAAGTTCCGACGGATGTGCAGCACAAAGTCATGCCCCTGTTTACCCAAAAACAAAACCTGATTGTGGAAGCGCCTACAGGCACAGGGAAAACTGCAGCCTACGGCTTGCCCATGATCTCCCGCCTCAACCTGCTCAAACGCAGTACACAGGCGCTTGTGCTTGCCCCTTCGCGCGAACTGGCACAGCAGATTGCGTCCTCGCTGGAGTCCTACTTCGCGGGAGATACGCTAAAGGTCGGTGCGGTCTTTGGCGGGGTACCCATGGAAGAAAGTTTTGCGGCAATCAAAGCCAATCCACATATCCTGGTTGTAGTACCGGGCAGATTGCGCGATGTCATGGCGCATTATCAATACGACTACCTCTGGAGGGACATACGTTTCCTCATTATCGATGAGGGCGACAAACTCGTCGAGATGGGTTTCCTCAAAGATTTTGATGAAATACGCGAACACGTGCGCGGCAAAGCACAGGTAGGTTTTTTCTCCGCAACGATTTCCCGCGATGCAGAAACCCTGATGCGCGAACGTTTTGAGAAAATGCATACGATCCGCCTCAGCCCCAGGGTGATGCTCAAAAATATTCGATTTTTTATTGCAGACATCAAGCTGGGACAGCGGGAAACATGGCTGGCCGGGTTGCTCGAACAGGAAAGAGTGTCCAAAGCGCTGATTTTCTGCGGCAAAAGACAGGAGTTATATGCCGTAACCGGTTTTCTGAGAAATGCCGGTTACAAAGCGGAAGCCTACTATGGCAATCAGGAGCAGACCGAAAGGGCCAATATTCTCCAGCGATTTAAAGACGGACACATCGACTATCTCGTCGCTTCAGACCTTGCAGCCCGAGGCCTGGATATCGAGGATTTACCAGCGGTCATCAATTTGTCTATTCCCAAAGAATACGATTTTTACCTCCACCGTGTGGGCAGAACAGGCCGTGCGGGCAGTAAAGGACTGGTTTACAACCTGGTGCGGGGAGAAGCCGAAAAGGTGAGGCTTGAAAACCATCACAAAGTGATCGGTCTGGAGATGAATCCACTGAAAATCAAGCCCCCCAAAAAATCGACGGGCAGCACAGATCATTCACAACGCTGGGTAAAAGTTCACCTTTCGCGGGGAAAACGCGATAAGCTGATGAAAGGCGATATTGTGGGTTTTCTGGTAAATGATGCTCAGCTCAGCGCAGAAGAAATCGGCACCATCACGATCTACGAAGCCTATGCGATTGTGGACATCCCCCAGCACGGGCTCGATACACTGCGGGATATGGGGGAAAATGTGAAATTAAAAGGAAAGTCGGTGAAGGTGCGGAAATTCCAACAGGAGGAGCAGGAGAGAAAAGACCGGTCGGTACAAAAACTGAAGCAGGACCGCAAGAAGAAATAG
- a CDS encoding substrate-binding domain-containing protein, with translation MRAFRAFFFLVLAFYLFTFCEQQSTTSSSESPSRENNYKSQPSTSPNAQENVTKGEIYIAVDESLLPIIQAELDNFQAVYDGAIIHPIVLPGEEAIRAMLVSDSIRLVITGRKLNREEEYLLESLTIPPDYATLGKDGVALVVNPKNTVNQLQTSQLTGILSGEIKSWKKIDPGSPLDNVSLIFDNARSTTISFLRDSLMEGKSFSPTGTFAMKNTTEVIDYVAENPGSIGLVGMSWLSDKDDPKVQERLKKVRVVFLEKLADSDIPCAYTQQYFGPYQSFLDQECYPLTRKIYSISRESGIGLGTGLVAYIDGPQGQKIIHKSGLAAIHTIPRKIKLPEEEPNTTTARQKPPTTKENSPDTGKK, from the coding sequence ATGAGAGCCTTTCGTGCCTTCTTTTTTCTGGTTTTGGCTTTTTATCTGTTTACATTTTGTGAACAGCAGTCGACGACGTCCTCTTCTGAGAGCCCGTCGAGGGAGAATAATTACAAGTCTCAACCTTCTACCTCCCCCAATGCTCAGGAGAATGTGACGAAAGGGGAAATCTACATTGCCGTGGATGAATCGCTTTTGCCGATCATCCAGGCAGAATTAGATAATTTTCAGGCAGTATATGATGGTGCCATTATTCACCCCATCGTTTTACCCGGAGAAGAAGCGATTCGCGCTATGCTGGTCAGCGACTCTATCCGCCTTGTAATTACCGGCAGGAAACTCAACCGCGAAGAAGAGTATCTTCTCGAATCGCTTACCATACCTCCTGACTATGCTACGCTGGGGAAAGATGGTGTGGCGCTGGTCGTAAATCCTAAAAATACAGTTAACCAGCTCCAAACCAGTCAGCTTACCGGCATTCTCTCCGGGGAGATCAAAAGCTGGAAAAAAATCGATCCGGGCTCTCCACTGGATAATGTTTCCCTGATTTTTGATAATGCCCGATCTACAACGATTTCATTTCTTCGCGACAGCCTGATGGAAGGTAAATCTTTCTCCCCGACTGGTACGTTTGCCATGAAAAATACAACGGAAGTCATCGACTACGTTGCCGAAAACCCCGGTTCCATTGGCCTTGTCGGAATGTCATGGCTGAGCGATAAAGATGATCCCAAAGTTCAGGAAAGATTGAAAAAAGTGCGGGTTGTATTTTTGGAGAAACTGGCAGACAGCGATATACCCTGCGCCTATACCCAACAATACTTTGGCCCCTACCAGAGTTTTCTTGATCAGGAGTGTTACCCATTAACCCGAAAAATATATTCCATTTCCCGCGAATCGGGCATTGGACTGGGTACAGGACTTGTGGCATATATAGATGGTCCGCAAGGACAAAAGATCATTCACAAATCAGGCCTGGCCGCGATTCATACGATTCCAAGAAAAATAAAACTTCCTGAAGAAGAACCAAACACAACCACAGCAAGGCAAAAACCACCTACAACAAAAGAAAATAGTCCAGACACGGGTAAAAAGTGA
- a CDS encoding T9SS type A sorting domain-containing protein: protein MKNKQTRKPNDFLRSLAHYSALGGALIGSTNQVQATIQYSTLSGIPTSNTIVTQVFPGGQSIRFREEVAIRSFWLSLNGVSVSGAASAYFPDALNAGFLVSAGGAWHPEVTQFMAYSGSVANRGGNFIGTSGKFLAIRFNNGGVKYGWIRLSAAADASTFTLTDWAYQDNGSPILTGDTGTPTPIELLSFDIKILQHAVALQWSTAREENFDGFSLERAEEGSVYTEIAWIPGSGNSSTPRNYAFNDETILENKRYYYRLKSIDLDGSFEYSQIVEAVFNDFGFNIKDPYPNPVSGNKFSLEIQALEAEPIHIRIFSVTGQMVYEQRAQLISGENTIAIAVPNMPAGAYFLKVQGRYYSKYKSLIVK from the coding sequence ATGAAAAATAAACAAACCAGGAAGCCCAACGACTTCCTTCGTTCTCTGGCACATTACTCCGCGTTAGGTGGTGCTTTGATTGGCAGTACAAACCAGGTACAGGCAACCATACAGTATTCCACTTTAAGCGGAATACCTACTTCCAACACCATCGTTACCCAGGTATTCCCGGGAGGACAATCCATACGTTTCCGGGAAGAAGTAGCGATAAGATCTTTCTGGTTATCCTTAAACGGCGTCTCCGTATCAGGCGCAGCATCGGCCTATTTTCCCGATGCATTAAATGCGGGTTTTTTGGTGAGTGCCGGAGGCGCATGGCATCCGGAAGTTACCCAGTTTATGGCCTATTCGGGCAGTGTAGCCAATCGGGGGGGTAACTTTATCGGTACGAGCGGGAAATTTTTGGCTATCAGATTTAATAACGGTGGGGTAAAATATGGCTGGATAAGGCTCTCTGCCGCCGCCGACGCTTCTACTTTCACCCTCACAGACTGGGCTTACCAGGACAACGGTTCTCCGATTCTGACCGGCGATACCGGTACACCCACACCTATCGAACTGCTTTCATTTGACATTAAAATACTTCAACATGCCGTAGCTCTTCAATGGAGTACTGCACGCGAAGAAAACTTTGACGGGTTTTCACTCGAACGCGCAGAAGAAGGATCTGTTTACACCGAAATCGCATGGATACCCGGTTCGGGAAATTCCAGTACCCCCCGGAACTACGCGTTTAACGATGAAACCATTCTGGAAAACAAACGCTATTATTACCGGCTTAAATCCATAGATTTAGACGGGAGTTTTGAATATTCTCAGATTGTTGAGGCAGTTTTTAATGATTTTGGTTTTAACATCAAAGATCCATATCCAAACCCCGTATCAGGCAACAAATTCAGCCTGGAAATACAGGCACTGGAGGCAGAACCGATCCATATCCGGATATTCTCTGTGACAGGACAAATGGTTTATGAACAACGGGCGCAGCTGATCAGTGGGGAAAATACGATTGCTATTGCCGTTCCAAACATGCCAGCAGGAGCCTATTTCCTCAAAGTACAGGGCCGGTATTACAGCAAGTACAAATCCTTGATTGTAAAGTAA
- a CDS encoding alkaline phosphatase family protein, giving the protein MKPKSLTSKILLIGWDAADWKTIRPLMEAGYMPALQRMMQEGSYGRLATLDPPLSPILWTSIATGKLPYKHGIHGFTEPKPDGSGVRPITNLNRKTKAFWNILSQEGFKTNVIGWWPSHPVEKINGTMISNFYQKAPSHDISHPWPITKGTVHPEERSAFFAKLRVHPGELTEQHILPFVPHAATIDQKKDKRLMNVASVTADCSTIHAAATYILEHEEWDVTAVYFDAIDHYCHGFMRYHPPRRDHISVQEYELYKEVVSGGYRYHDMMLERLLQLAGPETTVILISDHGFHADHLRPESIPHEPSGPAAEHSPYGIICMKGPGIQQGIPIVGAGLLDVTPTLLSLLGLPVGKDMDGKVLVNALTNSHLPAPVISWDAIEGESGMHEPGKILDADIEAQAMEQLIALGYIEEPGEKAEENIQKTVNENAFYLARSYLHTGQLDEAVQILEKLHESEPEHFRYGLHLIQTYIQLARPKDARVVFEEIKELLEDNIDKASVYMTEGKLFLSENKVYKALKSFRMAQNEVPKRAGIHQQLGQAFLQLSKWEEARDAYTREVKTDPENASAWYGLGLALLKSELYQEAAENFLRAIELMYHTPTHHFYLGEALFHLGHYEVAAEAFTTALKLDPQLNQARWWLVTIYEEKLQQPEKARAVRAQIKTHVKGTITIVSGLPRSGTSMMMQMLKEGGMEVFTDMQREADESNPLGYYEHEAVKRLARDKKWMPLAEGKAVKVIAQQLQHLPPNYHYKIIFMERDLDEVVNSQQKMLARLGKIPTDVLPYNLQENFKQALQQAKNWQRSQGNTEICFIDYQEVINQPFAVALQINDFLGGQLIVEKMTQVVSPELHRENRQLTI; this is encoded by the coding sequence ATGAAACCTAAATCATTAACCTCCAAAATTCTCCTGATTGGCTGGGATGCTGCCGATTGGAAAACGATTCGTCCGCTGATGGAAGCAGGTTATATGCCCGCGCTTCAACGAATGATGCAAGAAGGCTCCTATGGCCGGCTGGCGACACTCGATCCACCGCTTTCGCCCATTTTGTGGACTTCCATCGCAACAGGAAAACTCCCTTACAAACACGGGATTCATGGATTCACAGAACCCAAACCCGATGGAAGCGGGGTTCGGCCTATTACCAATCTGAATCGCAAGACCAAGGCATTCTGGAACATTCTTTCGCAGGAAGGATTCAAAACAAATGTCATTGGCTGGTGGCCCAGTCACCCCGTGGAGAAAATCAACGGGACCATGATTTCCAATTTTTATCAGAAAGCACCCTCTCATGATATCAGCCATCCATGGCCAATTACAAAGGGGACGGTACATCCTGAGGAAAGATCCGCATTTTTTGCGAAGCTCCGCGTGCATCCCGGAGAATTGACAGAGCAGCATATTCTGCCATTTGTACCCCATGCCGCTACCATTGACCAAAAGAAAGACAAAAGATTGATGAATGTAGCGAGTGTTACGGCAGACTGCTCGACCATTCATGCAGCGGCAACCTATATTCTCGAACATGAGGAATGGGATGTAACCGCCGTATATTTTGACGCGATCGACCATTACTGTCATGGGTTTATGCGCTATCATCCGCCACGCAGAGATCATATTTCAGTGCAGGAATATGAGCTATACAAGGAGGTCGTTTCCGGCGGATATCGCTACCACGACATGATGCTGGAGCGACTGCTTCAACTGGCAGGCCCGGAAACTACCGTGATTCTGATCTCAGACCATGGTTTCCATGCAGATCATCTTCGCCCGGAATCGATTCCGCACGAACCCTCTGGCCCGGCAGCAGAGCACAGTCCCTATGGAATCATTTGTATGAAGGGACCCGGCATTCAACAAGGCATACCTATCGTAGGCGCAGGATTGCTGGATGTCACCCCTACCCTTTTGTCCTTACTGGGACTTCCGGTAGGGAAAGATATGGACGGGAAAGTACTGGTGAATGCATTAACAAATAGCCATTTGCCTGCACCAGTAATTAGCTGGGACGCCATTGAAGGGGAAAGTGGCATGCATGAACCCGGCAAAATACTGGATGCCGATATCGAAGCACAGGCGATGGAACAATTAATCGCCCTGGGATATATAGAAGAACCAGGAGAAAAAGCAGAAGAAAATATCCAGAAGACAGTAAACGAAAACGCCTTCTATCTGGCCCGCTCATATCTGCATACCGGACAACTGGATGAGGCCGTACAGATACTGGAAAAATTGCACGAATCTGAACCCGAACATTTTCGGTATGGGCTTCACCTGATCCAAACTTATATCCAATTGGCACGCCCCAAAGATGCACGGGTTGTATTTGAGGAAATCAAAGAGCTGTTGGAGGACAATATTGACAAAGCCTCTGTCTATATGACCGAGGGGAAGCTGTTTCTATCGGAGAACAAAGTCTATAAAGCGCTTAAATCTTTCCGGATGGCTCAAAACGAAGTCCCCAAAAGAGCGGGTATCCATCAGCAACTGGGGCAGGCCTTTCTTCAACTCAGCAAATGGGAAGAGGCGAGAGATGCCTATACACGAGAAGTGAAAACAGACCCGGAAAACGCCAGCGCCTGGTATGGATTGGGACTGGCTTTGCTCAAATCAGAATTGTATCAGGAAGCCGCAGAAAATTTCCTGCGGGCGATAGAGCTGATGTATCATACGCCTACCCATCATTTTTATCTGGGCGAAGCTTTATTTCATCTTGGGCACTACGAAGTTGCAGCGGAAGCATTTACGACGGCGCTGAAACTGGATCCACAGCTCAACCAGGCCAGGTGGTGGCTGGTAACCATTTATGAAGAAAAGCTGCAACAGCCTGAAAAAGCACGGGCGGTGCGGGCACAGATCAAAACACATGTAAAAGGAACCATTACCATTGTGTCTGGCCTTCCACGCTCTGGTACGTCCATGATGATGCAAATGCTGAAAGAAGGTGGCATGGAAGTATTCACAGATATGCAGCGGGAAGCAGATGAGAGCAATCCGCTGGGCTATTACGAACATGAAGCAGTAAAAAGACTGGCCAGAGATAAAAAATGGATGCCCCTGGCGGAAGGAAAAGCTGTAAAAGTCATTGCACAACAGCTACAACACCTGCCACCCAATTATCACTATAAGATCATTTTTATGGAAAGAGATCTGGATGAGGTAGTGAATTCCCAACAAAAAATGCTGGCAAGACTGGGGAAAATACCCACAGATGTGCTCCCATATAATCTTCAGGAAAATTTCAAACAAGCTCTTCAGCAAGCAAAAAACTGGCAGAGATCACAGGGAAATACAGAGATATGTTTCATTGATTATCAGGAAGTGATAAACCAGCCTTTCGCTGTGGCTTTACAGATCAATGACTTTTTGGGAGGTCAGCTAATAGTAGAAAAAATGACACAGGTTGTCTCCCCTGAATTACATAGAGAAAATCGTCAATTAACAATTTAA
- a CDS encoding PKD domain-containing protein: MVIRSTNAKILVVILLMIIPGGITRATHFMGVDITYECLDPCTYRIFHKSYFDCSGGATTLPPGQTQQPAISFIGNPGGCQTVPQIIGNWIFVHNIEVTPVCPSWVSQTACNGGALLNGVAEGYWYADYNFCTAGFPACSTFNITWSNCCRNGAITSGASNAGIFTGNTIIDPSLLPCNNSPTFINPPVPYICSGQAFTFNQGAYDPDGDSLSYSLITCYDGPGASVVYNFGYTPQQPLGATWNVQVNAATGDISMTPNPTGLPVVGVLCLEVKEWRNGIQIGSVVRDIQITVISFGCVGSNPTTGGITNASINSLTAFPTAFNEINTCVGLPLCFQIPTTNPDPTLTYTMSWDQSIAGATFINAGNPLQANSFSGGQPVADFCWTPNATGLYSFVLTLQDNKCPINGLNQYSIIIKVNNGLENSAAQADTVGCNEVDLYALPDPNAGGNLLYSWLGTGGLASNPNSNDSAFTHFYPGPGTYPYQVTIKDTFGCAVTINNSVTITQGAIIDGGPDVVMCSGYTAQLGSQAIPGQTYLWTPAIGLNNNTSSNPTFTFVNNGTTPDTLNFLAEADNGICTTFDNVRVVVFPTPSVSISPAAPQICNGDTMTLTATGGSTYQWSTGETTASIQVAPNNTTSYSVVTFANGCTSSPVYTTVEVTDKPVGQLSGDLLVCPGDNTVLTASGGTSYLWNISGSTTSSITVNNIQAATPVSVSPVKAGCVGDPVSVVIQTHPKPVADFVPSNECEGEITTFTDLSSVASGAIVLWNWNFQDPSTGNANFSNLNQPIHTFSDAGTYQVQMIATSSDGCKDTVVRPVNVAPAPDVNFNFTNVCEGLPNQFTSTSTISLGGTIVNQEWDFGDNSAKVQGSSAAHVFPDYGYYNVTLTATSENGCSKSFTKTVFVHPNPIADFRVVNACQDSVVFASTSSTVPGVLDYIQSYSWNFGDPNNPPNTSNLGNPSHVYPNAGVFQISLTVTTENGCIGNVIRDVDVYSKPAADFVYDGTCEKETTYFLDRTGNTGINPTPIDNWSWDFGDGATSSFQNPHHDYSDAGPGVYRVMLAVGTFGSCVDTVYRDITINPKPVMDYKAQPVCLGDSMVFVNEASIASGTMTYTWDFGDQSATSSLPNPVHTYREAGTYQIYVVATSDSGCVTPKIGLVTVNSIPEIFEARNDTVCFSNLASLQAITDPQNEVLWFYGLNDNTPFHKGFSYTTPPLPYDITYYIQPVSEFGCINDRVPVTGFVFSPQSAQIVKDPAVIEMPLANINFDVATSASLTSWLWNFGDGNTSFDPSPAHEYQYPGKYEVSVVLTDINGCEITLVDVVEVKKIVNISVPSAFSPNGDGINDIFRVGHYNLSQFSIQIFNRWGQMVFESNNPDFEWNGNSLSGQRVQEGVYVYSLQATDFDGNSISENRTITVIK, translated from the coding sequence ATGGTTATTCGTTCGACAAATGCGAAGATTCTGGTTGTCATATTATTGATGATAATTCCAGGGGGAATCACTCGTGCAACGCACTTTATGGGTGTAGACATCACATATGAGTGCCTGGACCCCTGTACATACAGGATTTTCCATAAGTCATATTTTGATTGCAGCGGTGGTGCCACAACTTTGCCACCTGGACAGACCCAGCAGCCTGCCATTTCCTTTATTGGAAACCCCGGAGGTTGCCAGACAGTTCCGCAGATTATCGGGAACTGGATTTTTGTACACAATATAGAAGTAACACCCGTTTGTCCTTCATGGGTATCCCAGACAGCCTGTAATGGCGGTGCGCTGCTCAATGGCGTAGCGGAAGGTTACTGGTATGCTGATTACAATTTTTGTACAGCGGGATTTCCGGCATGTAGCACATTCAACATTACCTGGAGCAATTGCTGCCGCAATGGTGCAATCACTTCCGGTGCCTCCAATGCCGGTATTTTTACAGGAAACACGATTATCGACCCGAGTCTGCTTCCCTGTAACAACTCACCGACCTTCATCAACCCACCTGTACCCTATATTTGTTCCGGACAGGCATTTACTTTCAATCAGGGTGCTTATGACCCTGACGGAGACTCGCTCTCCTACTCATTGATCACTTGCTATGACGGACCTGGTGCGTCTGTTGTCTATAACTTCGGTTATACCCCTCAGCAGCCACTCGGAGCTACATGGAATGTTCAGGTAAATGCAGCCACAGGTGATATTTCCATGACACCCAACCCTACTGGTCTCCCCGTTGTAGGTGTTCTCTGTCTGGAAGTAAAAGAATGGCGAAACGGAATTCAGATCGGCTCTGTGGTAAGGGATATTCAGATTACGGTAATCAGTTTTGGTTGCGTCGGTAGTAATCCAACCACAGGTGGTATTACGAATGCAAGTATCAACAGTCTTACGGCTTTTCCTACGGCATTCAACGAAATCAATACCTGCGTCGGTCTTCCGCTTTGTTTCCAGATTCCCACCACTAACCCTGACCCGACACTTACTTATACAATGAGTTGGGATCAGAGCATTGCAGGTGCGACTTTTATCAATGCGGGTAACCCCCTTCAGGCTAACTCTTTTTCCGGAGGTCAGCCGGTCGCAGATTTCTGCTGGACCCCGAATGCGACAGGGTTATACTCTTTTGTTCTTACCCTTCAGGACAATAAATGCCCGATCAATGGTCTGAACCAGTACTCTATTATTATCAAAGTCAATAACGGGCTCGAAAACTCAGCTGCTCAGGCCGACACTGTCGGATGTAATGAGGTAGATTTATACGCGCTCCCCGACCCCAACGCGGGTGGCAATTTGCTCTACTCTTGGCTGGGCACGGGAGGTCTTGCCAGCAACCCCAACAGTAATGACTCGGCCTTCACTCATTTTTATCCCGGTCCGGGTACCTACCCGTATCAGGTTACGATTAAAGATACTTTTGGCTGCGCCGTTACCATCAACAACTCTGTAACCATTACCCAGGGTGCCATCATTGACGGAGGCCCCGACGTAGTTATGTGCTCAGGCTATACCGCCCAGTTGGGTTCACAGGCCATTCCGGGACAAACCTATCTGTGGACACCAGCTATAGGCCTCAACAACAACACGTCTTCCAATCCAACCTTTACATTTGTCAACAACGGTACTACACCCGATACCCTTAACTTCCTCGCTGAAGCAGACAACGGCATATGTACTACCTTCGACAATGTACGGGTAGTTGTTTTCCCGACGCCTTCTGTGTCTATTTCTCCCGCAGCACCACAAATCTGTAACGGGGATACCATGACGCTTACAGCAACTGGCGGAAGCACCTATCAGTGGAGTACAGGCGAAACAACTGCATCAATCCAGGTTGCGCCCAACAATACAACTTCCTACTCCGTAGTTACATTCGCCAACGGCTGTACCAGCTCGCCTGTTTACACGACGGTAGAAGTAACGGACAAACCCGTAGGACAGCTTTCCGGCGATTTGCTGGTCTGCCCCGGTGATAATACTGTCCTTACCGCCTCAGGTGGCACAAGTTACCTTTGGAATATTTCGGGAAGTACGACCTCTTCCATTACAGTCAACAACATCCAGGCCGCGACTCCGGTAAGTGTATCACCTGTAAAAGCAGGCTGTGTCGGAGATCCTGTTTCAGTAGTGATTCAAACTCACCCCAAGCCCGTAGCCGACTTTGTACCCAGCAACGAGTGTGAAGGGGAAATCACTACTTTCACAGATCTTTCCTCCGTAGCAAGCGGTGCTATTGTATTGTGGAACTGGAACTTCCAGGACCCCTCAACAGGCAATGCAAACTTCTCGAACCTCAACCAGCCAATACATACTTTTTCCGATGCTGGCACTTATCAGGTTCAGATGATCGCAACTTCCAGCGATGGTTGTAAAGATACCGTGGTACGCCCGGTCAACGTGGCGCCGGCACCTGATGTAAACTTCAACTTCACCAATGTCTGCGAAGGCCTTCCCAACCAGTTTACCAGTACATCAACCATTAGTCTGGGCGGTACGATCGTAAACCAGGAATGGGACTTTGGCGACAATTCGGCGAAAGTCCAGGGAAGTTCGGCAGCTCACGTTTTTCCTGACTATGGTTATTACAATGTAACCCTTACCGCGACTTCGGAAAATGGCTGTAGCAAAAGCTTTACGAAAACAGTTTTTGTTCACCCCAACCCTATCGCTGATTTCAGGGTAGTCAATGCCTGTCAGGATAGCGTTGTGTTTGCCTCGACCTCTTCAACGGTACCCGGTGTGCTGGACTATATCCAGTCATACAGCTGGAATTTTGGCGACCCGAATAACCCGCCAAACACAAGTAATCTCGGCAACCCCAGCCATGTATATCCCAATGCAGGAGTTTTCCAGATTTCGCTGACCGTAACAACCGAAAATGGATGTATCGGCAATGTCATACGGGATGTAGATGTTTACAGTAAACCCGCAGCAGACTTTGTCTATGACGGTACCTGTGAAAAAGAAACTACCTACTTCCTTGACCGCACCGGTAATACAGGCATCAATCCGACACCGATTGACAACTGGTCCTGGGACTTTGGCGACGGCGCCACCTCCAGCTTCCAAAACCCGCATCACGACTATTCTGATGCCGGACCCGGTGTGTACAGAGTTATGCTGGCTGTAGGAACTTTTGGCAGTTGTGTGGATACCGTTTACCGCGATATCACTATCAACCCCAAACCTGTAATGGATTACAAAGCGCAGCCTGTATGTCTGGGTGATTCTATGGTATTTGTCAATGAAGCCTCCATTGCGAGCGGCACCATGACTTATACATGGGACTTTGGCGACCAGTCAGCAACATCCTCTCTCCCCAATCCTGTCCATACTTACAGGGAAGCAGGAACCTATCAGATCTATGTCGTAGCGACGTCTGACTCGGGTTGTGTGACTCCCAAAATCGGGCTGGTAACGGTCAACTCAATACCAGAAATCTTTGAAGCACGCAATGATACGGTTTGCTTTAGCAACCTGGCATCACTTCAGGCGATCACAGATCCCCAAAATGAAGTGCTTTGGTTCTATGGATTGAATGACAATACGCCATTTCATAAAGGGTTTTCTTATACAACACCTCCGCTGCCTTATGACATAACCTATTATATTCAGCCGGTATCTGAGTTTGGTTGTATCAATGATCGTGTCCCGGTAACTGGTTTTGTATTTTCGCCTCAATCTGCACAAATCGTAAAAGATCCCGCAGTAATCGAAATGCCATTGGCAAATATCAACTTTGATGTGGCGACTTCTGCAAGCCTGACCAGTTGGTTGTGGAACTTTGGAGATGGCAATACTTCTTTCGACCCAAGCCCTGCGCACGAATACCAGTACCCGGGCAAATACGAAGTGAGTGTTGTGCTCACCGATATCAATGGTTGTGAAATTACCCTTGTAGATGTGGTTGAGGTCAAGAAAATTGT